A single window of Archangium gephyra DNA harbors:
- a CDS encoding ATP-binding protein has protein sequence MSSVGTGGDGDSVGLARRGWAARLGALWTRLVKRLDVFIPAPLRYGPPLELSRARMVVALSLSSLGGSLVFTGLLQLTPYAWSMGVPSALSGALFLGVLGLLRWRASPRLPGLVVCVFLWASILFTALSLDMLAMSTHAASVLVPVMAVYLLGWRLGLVLSVLCALTPLVFFPLATSQPGLSAMEWSMGIFTAIFITFGWAVTSLFLTFRTEAHATLEQARRTLHENEGELSSLIESTDDVVCSLDVEGRLLTANHSAKQYFQRIFGGDIPPGTFIFRDLPPERQVRWMERLERAREGHRLKEDVSLPALGDKGQMIDLELTVSPVWGEHGEVLKLTVFGRDVTERKAAEARLSELHRGLVDASRQAGMAEVATGVLHNVGNTLNSVNVSAGIVSERIRGLRVSSLEKAVQLLRENEARLNTFLTEDPRGKQLPVYLEALTTQLTQDKEAVLAELQALCDGVEHIRVVVGMQQQYARFSGVVEEVSLPELIDGAVRLQAASFGKAGIELRREYAPVPPVWVDRHKLLQILLNLLSNARHAVKESGRTDGCLTIRVVPAEAGRLCIIVSDNGVGIAPEHIPLLFTHGFTTKKDGHGFGLHTSALAAEELGGSLSCASVGRGQGATFTLELPIRKEEAREEGTAAR, from the coding sequence ATGTCGAGCGTGGGCACCGGGGGGGATGGAGACAGCGTGGGTCTGGCGCGGCGCGGGTGGGCGGCTCGGCTGGGCGCGCTCTGGACGCGGCTGGTGAAGCGGCTGGATGTGTTCATCCCGGCGCCCCTGCGCTACGGCCCTCCCCTGGAGCTGAGCCGCGCCCGGATGGTGGTCGCGCTGAGCCTGAGCAGTCTCGGCGGCTCCCTGGTGTTCACCGGGCTGCTGCAACTCACCCCGTATGCGTGGAGCATGGGGGTGCCGAGCGCGCTGTCCGGTGCGTTGTTCCTGGGGGTGCTGGGGCTGCTGCGGTGGCGCGCCTCGCCCCGGCTCCCGGGGCTGGTGGTGTGCGTCTTCCTGTGGGCGTCCATCCTCTTCACCGCCCTGTCCCTGGACATGCTGGCCATGTCCACGCACGCCGCGAGCGTGCTGGTGCCGGTCATGGCGGTCTACCTGCTGGGATGGCGGCTCGGGCTGGTCCTGTCCGTGCTCTGCGCCCTGACGCCGCTCGTCTTCTTCCCGCTGGCCACGTCGCAGCCGGGCCTGAGTGCCATGGAGTGGTCCATGGGCATCTTCACGGCCATCTTCATCACGTTCGGCTGGGCGGTGACGTCCCTGTTCCTCACCTTCCGGACGGAGGCACACGCCACGCTCGAGCAGGCCCGCAGGACGCTGCACGAGAACGAGGGCGAGCTGTCCAGCCTCATCGAGAGCACGGATGACGTCGTGTGCTCCCTGGACGTGGAGGGGCGCCTGCTCACCGCCAACCACTCCGCGAAGCAGTACTTCCAGCGCATCTTCGGCGGAGACATTCCCCCCGGCACGTTCATCTTCCGCGACCTGCCCCCCGAGCGGCAGGTGCGCTGGATGGAGCGGCTGGAGCGCGCCCGGGAAGGCCATCGGCTGAAGGAGGACGTGAGCCTGCCGGCGCTGGGAGACAAAGGTCAGATGATCGACCTGGAGCTGACCGTCAGCCCGGTGTGGGGCGAGCACGGCGAGGTGCTGAAGCTCACCGTCTTCGGGCGGGACGTGACGGAGCGCAAGGCGGCCGAGGCGCGGCTGAGCGAGCTGCACCGGGGCCTGGTGGATGCCTCGCGCCAGGCGGGCATGGCCGAGGTGGCCACGGGCGTGCTGCACAACGTGGGCAACACGCTCAACAGCGTGAATGTCTCGGCCGGCATCGTGTCCGAGCGGATTCGAGGCCTGCGCGTGTCCAGCCTGGAGAAGGCCGTGCAGCTGCTGCGCGAGAACGAGGCGCGGCTGAATACGTTCCTCACCGAGGATCCGCGGGGCAAGCAGTTGCCGGTCTACCTCGAGGCGCTCACCACCCAGCTCACCCAGGACAAGGAGGCCGTGCTCGCGGAGCTGCAGGCGCTGTGCGATGGGGTGGAGCACATCCGGGTCGTGGTGGGCATGCAGCAGCAGTACGCGCGCTTCTCCGGCGTGGTGGAGGAGGTGTCCCTGCCCGAGCTCATCGACGGCGCGGTGCGCCTGCAGGCGGCCTCCTTCGGGAAGGCGGGGATCGAGCTGCGACGCGAGTACGCCCCCGTGCCGCCCGTCTGGGTGGATCGGCACAAGCTGCTGCAAATCCTGCTCAACCTGCTGAGCAACGCGCGCCACGCGGTGAAGGAGAGTGGCCGCACGGATGGCTGTCTCACCATCCGCGTGGTGCCGGCCGAGGCCGGGCGGCTGTGCATCATCGTCTCCGACAACGGCGTGGGCATTGCCCCGGAGCACATCCCGCTCCTCTTCACCCATGGTTTCACCACGAAGAAGGACGGGCACGGGTTCGGCCTGCACACCAGCGCGCTGGCCGCCGAGGAGCTGGGCGGCTCGCTCTCCTGTGCGAGTGTCGGCCGCGGCCAGGGCGCCACGTTCACCCTCGAGCTGCCCATTCGCAAGGAAGAGGCCCGCGAGGAGGGCACGGCCGCACGGTGA
- a CDS encoding tetratricopeptide repeat protein, whose protein sequence is MPRLQLLGCVLALLLVGAGCTAGRVHSTPSGSDGTEARLDRAQAGLRGPDREALLTDLEELSRELEARLKEHPEDARLHGLLARTAFYLQREEKAFAESERALALAPDQAESHYIQAFLLGGQDKAGAALAHATRATELEPQQGRYWQLLGTLYLQLDKPVEARGALEKTLSLEPRNAQALFVLGLLAMDEGKADEALEAYEKAREYEPGFAMAHYNAGQLLQLRGEPAAALERFQKAADLEPGDWRTRAKLVQLHQALGNKEKREAEREELLLLRQAGKVDKEYFIREQFQEAGHTVMAVENFELEGDWAKRYEFQVFAPDQERPTVVLSLGSYSYTNVFAREKDPTGPRLFHLDGYTPDGAHDTYGFFHGEPSYDDTRKMVVSILKGELKPMSSTKPGGN, encoded by the coding sequence ATGCCAAGACTTCAACTCCTGGGGTGCGTGCTCGCCCTGCTCCTCGTGGGTGCTGGATGTACGGCGGGCCGGGTCCATTCCACACCCTCCGGAAGCGACGGCACCGAGGCGCGCCTGGATCGGGCCCAGGCCGGCCTGCGGGGGCCGGATCGCGAAGCGCTGCTCACGGACCTGGAGGAGCTCTCGCGCGAGCTGGAGGCGCGGTTGAAGGAGCACCCCGAGGATGCGCGGCTCCACGGACTGCTGGCGCGTACGGCCTTCTACCTCCAGCGAGAGGAGAAGGCCTTCGCCGAGTCCGAGCGGGCGCTCGCGCTCGCGCCGGATCAGGCCGAGTCCCACTACATCCAGGCCTTCCTGCTCGGTGGCCAGGACAAGGCGGGGGCGGCGCTCGCCCACGCCACGCGGGCCACGGAGCTGGAGCCCCAGCAGGGCCGCTACTGGCAGTTGTTGGGCACGCTCTACCTCCAGCTCGACAAGCCGGTGGAGGCGCGCGGGGCACTGGAGAAGACGCTCTCGCTGGAGCCGAGGAACGCGCAGGCGCTCTTCGTCCTGGGGCTGCTGGCCATGGACGAGGGCAAGGCGGACGAGGCGCTGGAGGCGTACGAGAAGGCGCGCGAGTACGAGCCTGGGTTCGCCATGGCGCACTACAACGCCGGGCAACTGCTGCAGCTGCGGGGCGAGCCGGCGGCGGCGCTGGAGCGCTTCCAGAAGGCGGCGGACCTGGAGCCGGGGGACTGGAGGACGCGGGCCAAGCTGGTGCAGCTGCACCAGGCGCTGGGCAACAAGGAGAAGCGCGAGGCGGAGCGCGAGGAGCTGCTGCTGCTGCGGCAGGCGGGCAAGGTGGACAAGGAGTACTTCATCCGCGAGCAGTTCCAGGAAGCGGGCCACACGGTCATGGCGGTGGAGAACTTCGAGCTGGAGGGCGACTGGGCCAAGCGCTACGAGTTCCAGGTGTTCGCACCGGACCAGGAGCGGCCCACGGTCGTCCTCTCGCTGGGCTCGTACTCCTACACCAACGTGTTCGCGCGCGAGAAGGACCCGACGGGCCCGCGCCTGTTCCACCTGGACGGCTACACCCCGGACGGCGCGCATGACACCTACGGCTTCTTCCATGGCGAGCCGTCCTACGACGACACGCGGAAGATGGTCGTCTCCATCCTGAAGGGCGAGCTGAAACCCATGTCCTCGACGAAGCCCGGAGGAAACTGA
- a CDS encoding GNAT family N-acetyltransferase, with product MPAHPVQDPRMLARRIENAQAEQIDRTPITSRQGVPALRIAGGRALFLGPRSSFSAAIGVGLDGMVSLADLDRIEDLLGQGGGAVRIELNPFCEPSLSGKLGARGYRVERFLQVWYRPPTPVPPPVPGVEVRPVRPGEERRWAELFFLAYLGRPASSELELSGGLGIVRTQGNTCFLALQNGEPRGVGVVSVTDGVALLSADGVVPLYRGKGLQLALIHARMAWAAEHGADVVTASTEPATASQRSYEKAGFRCAYPKLVMVRPPFSSY from the coding sequence ATGCCAGCTCATCCAGTGCAAGACCCGCGCATGCTCGCGCGGCGCATCGAGAACGCCCAGGCGGAGCAGATCGACCGGACGCCCATCACCTCGCGGCAGGGAGTCCCCGCGCTGCGCATCGCCGGTGGGCGCGCCTTGTTCCTCGGGCCGCGCTCGTCCTTCTCCGCCGCCATCGGCGTGGGGCTCGATGGGATGGTGAGTCTGGCGGACCTGGACCGTATCGAGGATTTATTGGGGCAGGGTGGGGGCGCCGTCCGCATCGAGCTGAATCCCTTCTGCGAGCCCTCGCTCTCCGGGAAGCTGGGGGCGCGCGGCTACCGCGTGGAGCGCTTCCTCCAGGTCTGGTACCGGCCGCCCACGCCCGTGCCGCCGCCCGTCCCGGGGGTCGAGGTGCGGCCCGTGCGTCCGGGCGAGGAGCGGCGCTGGGCCGAGCTCTTCTTCCTCGCCTACCTGGGGCGGCCCGCCTCGTCCGAGCTGGAACTGTCCGGTGGGTTGGGCATCGTCCGCACGCAGGGCAACACCTGCTTCCTGGCGCTCCAGAATGGCGAGCCCCGCGGCGTGGGCGTGGTGTCCGTGACGGACGGCGTGGCGCTGCTGTCCGCGGATGGCGTGGTGCCGCTGTACCGGGGGAAGGGGTTGCAGCTCGCGCTCATCCACGCGCGCATGGCCTGGGCCGCCGAGCACGGCGCCGATGTGGTGACCGCCTCCACCGAGCCGGCCACCGCCTCGCAGCGCAGCTATGAGAAGGCGGGCTTCCGCTGTGCGTATCCCAAGCTCGTCATGGTGCGCCCGCCCTTCTCGTCGTACTGA
- a CDS encoding MFS transporter, whose amino-acid sequence MSETSSSVRQRLLSIFGGSVGNLIEWYDFYIYSAFSLYFARSFFPHDNPVVEQLNTAGVFALGFLIRPVGGWLMGLYADLRGRRAALSLSVTLMCLGSFIIALCPTYAQIGILAPIILILARLLQGLSLGGEYGTSATYLSEVATSRHRGFYSSFQYVTLIMGQLLATLTLLVLQRLVLTGPQLESWGWRIPFLCGAALAIFGFYMRRNMVETEAFQAEAARKTELHPMRELLRHPRELALVVGLTMGGTLAFYTYTVYMQKFLVNSVGLTRDQATLISVSSLFLYMLVQPVFGLLSDKIGRRPVLMWFGVMGTLCTVPLLTALTRTRDAFTAFLLVLAALVIISGYTSINAVVKAELFPARVRALGVGLPYALTVSIFGGTAEYVGTWLKLAGHETWFFWYVTGCILCSLLVYAFMRDTRQHHRFD is encoded by the coding sequence GTGTCCGAGACTTCGTCCAGCGTGCGCCAGCGCCTGCTCTCCATCTTCGGCGGCTCGGTGGGCAACCTCATCGAGTGGTACGACTTCTACATCTACTCGGCGTTCTCGCTGTATTTCGCCCGGTCGTTCTTCCCCCACGACAACCCTGTGGTGGAGCAGCTCAACACCGCCGGAGTCTTCGCGCTCGGCTTCCTCATCCGTCCGGTGGGCGGCTGGCTCATGGGCCTCTACGCGGACCTGCGCGGGCGCCGCGCCGCCCTGTCCCTGTCCGTCACGCTCATGTGCCTGGGCTCGTTCATCATCGCCCTGTGCCCCACGTACGCGCAGATCGGCATCCTGGCCCCCATCATCCTGATCCTCGCCCGCCTGCTCCAGGGGCTCTCGCTCGGCGGCGAGTACGGCACCAGCGCCACCTACCTCAGTGAGGTGGCCACCTCCCGCCACCGCGGTTTCTACAGCTCCTTCCAGTACGTCACCCTCATCATGGGCCAGCTGCTCGCCACGCTGACGTTGCTGGTGTTGCAGCGGCTGGTGCTCACCGGTCCTCAACTGGAGTCCTGGGGCTGGCGCATCCCGTTCCTGTGTGGCGCCGCGCTCGCCATCTTCGGCTTCTACATGCGTCGCAACATGGTGGAGACCGAGGCCTTCCAGGCCGAGGCCGCCAGGAAGACGGAGCTCCACCCCATGCGCGAGCTGCTGCGCCACCCCCGGGAGCTCGCCCTCGTCGTCGGGCTCACCATGGGCGGCACGCTCGCCTTCTACACGTACACCGTCTACATGCAGAAGTTCCTGGTCAACTCGGTGGGCCTCACCCGGGACCAGGCCACGCTCATCTCCGTCTCCTCCCTGTTCCTCTACATGCTGGTGCAGCCGGTGTTCGGGCTGCTCTCGGACAAGATCGGCCGCAGGCCCGTGCTCATGTGGTTCGGCGTGATGGGGACGTTGTGCACCGTGCCCCTGCTGACGGCGCTCACGCGCACGCGGGATGCCTTCACCGCCTTCCTGCTGGTGCTGGCGGCGCTCGTCATCATCTCCGGCTACACCTCCATCAACGCCGTGGTGAAGGCCGAGCTCTTCCCGGCCCGTGTCCGCGCCCTGGGCGTGGGGCTGCCCTACGCGCTCACCGTCTCCATCTTCGGCGGCACCGCCGAGTACGTGGGCACCTGGCTCAAGCTGGCCGGCCACGAGACGTGGTTCTTCTGGTACGTGACCGGCTGCATCCTCTGCTCGCTGCTCGTGTACGCCTTCATGCGCGACACGCGGCAACACCACCGCTTCGACTGA
- a CDS encoding aromatic ring-hydroxylating oxygenase subunit alpha has translation MRNPLDAQSLALVTTPAVDLEAEADLTRCGALKDFWYVACLATELPKGKPLARTVLGTNLVLFRDEHGRPAALRDRCLHRNARLSAGDVFHGRIGCPYHGWTYDASGAVVEVPSLGPSQCGEALDAQGHARAGLQVRPCDLGKLQRFDTLEQDGLVYVFMGGDSKRARRPAFRVPYWGQPEWTVYFMVTRFPNGVTNLVENFMDVPHTVFVHRGWFRDPARKRVPARVKRSEGSVLVTYQQEQDTVTGLGRIFNPSGLPMVHTDHYFIPNITRVDYMWGERSGFAINSQVTPIGPTDSLVYTAISYRLPYDLPRSLVARALMPLVRWYTTQVIRQDVDIMKVQREGLTNGPGGGVFAGTEADLLHADIEAYRRWLLEGGHGEGPADEERGIVFWI, from the coding sequence GCCTCGCCACCGAGCTGCCCAAGGGCAAGCCGCTGGCACGCACCGTCCTCGGGACGAACCTCGTGCTCTTCCGCGACGAGCATGGCCGGCCCGCGGCCCTGCGCGACCGCTGCCTGCACCGCAACGCGCGCCTGTCCGCGGGAGACGTCTTCCACGGCCGCATCGGCTGCCCGTACCACGGCTGGACGTATGACGCCTCGGGCGCGGTGGTGGAGGTGCCCTCGCTCGGGCCCAGCCAGTGTGGCGAGGCGCTCGATGCGCAGGGCCACGCGCGCGCGGGCCTCCAGGTGCGCCCGTGCGATCTCGGCAAGCTGCAACGCTTCGACACGCTGGAGCAGGACGGGCTCGTCTACGTCTTCATGGGAGGAGATTCCAAGCGCGCCCGCCGTCCGGCCTTCCGTGTGCCGTACTGGGGCCAGCCCGAGTGGACCGTGTACTTCATGGTCACGCGCTTCCCCAACGGGGTGACGAATCTCGTGGAGAACTTCATGGACGTGCCGCACACCGTCTTCGTGCACCGGGGGTGGTTCCGCGACCCGGCGCGCAAGCGGGTGCCGGCCCGGGTGAAGCGCTCGGAGGGCAGTGTGCTCGTCACGTACCAGCAGGAGCAGGACACGGTGACGGGGCTGGGCCGCATCTTCAACCCGAGTGGCCTGCCCATGGTCCACACGGACCATTACTTCATCCCCAACATCACCCGCGTGGACTACATGTGGGGCGAGCGCAGCGGTTTCGCCATCAACTCGCAGGTGACGCCCATCGGTCCCACGGACAGCCTCGTCTACACGGCCATCAGCTACCGGCTGCCGTATGACCTGCCGCGCTCGCTGGTGGCGCGGGCCCTCATGCCGCTGGTGCGCTGGTACACCACGCAGGTCATCCGCCAGGACGTGGACATCATGAAGGTGCAGCGCGAGGGACTGACCAACGGTCCCGGAGGCGGCGTCTTCGCCGGCACCGAGGCGGACCTGCTCCACGCGGACATCGAGGCCTACCGCCGCTGGCTGCTCGAGGGTGGACACGGCGAGGGCCCCGCGGACGAGGAGCGCGGCATCGTCTTCTGGATCTGA
- a CDS encoding sensor histidine kinase has translation MFPPGLLYEEKRLQALRRYDILDTLPESEYDDIVQLAAQLCGVPIALISLVDRDRQWFKANVGLPGVRETERCVSFCTFAIEREHVLVVEDASRDPRFAANPLVAGAPYIRFYAGAPIQSEDGFTLGTLCVIDREPRVLDEQQCRNLLALKRQVELLLKLRLQVKQTEARNRQLLESSGDAVFLLDEAGRVIEVNPVAERLLGRAAPQLFGVSFESLAPEGEREPLRQSLQSLLSRGTLRLENLGLCSPRGDRFSVDVVASLQEVGSSRRLLLVGHDFTERRRLEQQSIQNERLASVGALAAGIAHEINNPMAYVLSNLGYLQGWREDLERQLTGLPGCPAHLTELFVEAKEVIAESLDGCKRIRDIVRDMSFFSHAPDNALAPVNVNGSLDFVLRMAHTELKRTATLVKDYDGELPPVFACESRLSQVFLNLVINAIQAMQPGSPQRHTLRVRTTRESGFVRVDVSDSGHGIPPEVLPRIFDPFFTTKPAGSGTGLGLSISHSLVQKMGGQLRVRSEQGVGTTFTLLLPMGEPAAEPRAVLAS, from the coding sequence ATGTTTCCTCCCGGTCTCTTGTACGAAGAGAAGCGCCTTCAGGCTCTTCGTCGGTACGACATCCTCGATACGCTCCCCGAGTCCGAATACGACGACATCGTCCAGCTGGCGGCCCAGTTGTGCGGTGTGCCCATCGCGCTCATCAGCCTGGTGGACCGGGATCGGCAGTGGTTCAAGGCGAACGTGGGCCTCCCGGGTGTGCGCGAGACGGAGCGCTGCGTGTCCTTCTGCACCTTCGCCATCGAGCGGGAGCACGTGCTCGTCGTCGAGGACGCCTCGAGGGATCCGCGCTTCGCCGCCAATCCGCTGGTGGCCGGTGCCCCCTACATCCGCTTCTACGCCGGTGCCCCCATCCAGTCCGAGGATGGTTTCACCCTGGGCACCCTGTGCGTCATCGATCGCGAGCCCCGTGTGCTCGACGAGCAGCAGTGCCGCAACCTGCTCGCGCTCAAGCGTCAGGTGGAGCTGCTGCTGAAGCTGCGCCTCCAGGTGAAGCAGACCGAGGCGCGCAACCGCCAGCTGCTCGAGTCCTCCGGTGATGCCGTCTTCCTGCTCGACGAGGCGGGGCGGGTCATCGAGGTCAACCCGGTGGCCGAGCGGCTGCTGGGACGCGCGGCCCCCCAGCTGTTCGGCGTCTCCTTCGAGTCGCTCGCGCCGGAGGGCGAGCGCGAGCCGCTGCGCCAGTCGCTCCAGTCCCTGCTCTCGCGCGGCACGCTGCGCCTGGAGAACCTGGGGCTGTGCTCGCCGCGGGGTGATCGCTTCTCCGTGGATGTCGTGGCCTCGCTCCAGGAGGTCGGCTCCTCCCGGCGCCTGCTGCTGGTGGGGCATGACTTCACCGAGAGGCGGCGGCTGGAGCAGCAGAGCATCCAGAACGAGCGGCTCGCCTCGGTGGGGGCGCTGGCGGCGGGCATCGCCCATGAGATCAACAACCCCATGGCCTACGTGCTCTCCAACCTCGGCTACCTGCAGGGCTGGCGCGAGGACCTGGAGCGGCAGCTGACGGGGCTGCCCGGCTGCCCGGCCCACCTGACGGAGCTCTTCGTCGAGGCCAAGGAGGTCATCGCCGAGTCGCTCGATGGCTGCAAGCGCATCCGGGACATCGTGCGCGACATGAGCTTCTTCTCGCACGCGCCGGACAACGCGCTGGCGCCGGTGAACGTCAACGGGAGCCTCGACTTCGTGCTGCGCATGGCCCACACCGAGCTCAAGCGCACGGCGACGCTGGTGAAGGACTATGACGGCGAGCTGCCGCCCGTGTTCGCCTGCGAGAGCCGGCTCAGCCAGGTGTTCCTCAACCTCGTCATCAACGCCATCCAGGCCATGCAGCCCGGCTCGCCCCAGCGCCACACGCTGCGCGTGCGCACCACGCGCGAGAGCGGCTTCGTGCGCGTGGACGTGTCGGACTCCGGCCACGGGATTCCTCCCGAGGTGCTGCCGCGCATCTTCGACCCCTTCTTCACCACCAAGCCGGCGGGCTCGGGCACGGGGTTGGGGTTGTCCATCAGCCACTCGCTCGTCCAGAAGATGGGTGGACAGCTGCGGGTGCGCAGCGAGCAGGGGGTGGGTACGACCTTCACCCTCTTGCTGCCCATGGGCGAGCCCGCCGCCGAGCCCCGGGCCGTGCTCGCCTCCTGA
- a CDS encoding zf-TFIIB domain-containing protein, which translates to MNCPRCDKVMTPVHPEGVEAQQCPQCEGHWLEGEDLRRLESTVNVRFLEWRKLPAEEVQTREVACPRCRPRAAMKKVRSERDRHVLLDVCERCHGVWLDGGELRAIQEMGFVTALADVFRFVTKD; encoded by the coding sequence ATGAACTGCCCACGTTGCGACAAGGTGATGACGCCGGTGCACCCCGAGGGGGTCGAGGCGCAGCAGTGCCCCCAGTGCGAAGGGCACTGGCTCGAGGGCGAGGACCTGCGGCGGTTGGAGTCCACCGTGAACGTGAGGTTCCTCGAGTGGCGCAAGCTGCCGGCCGAGGAGGTCCAGACACGCGAGGTGGCCTGTCCCCGGTGCCGTCCCCGTGCGGCCATGAAGAAGGTGCGCAGCGAGCGTGACCGTCACGTGCTGCTCGACGTGTGCGAGCGGTGCCACGGCGTGTGGCTCGATGGTGGAGAGCTGCGAGCCATCCAGGAGATGGGCTTCGTGACCGCCCTCGCCGACGTGTTCCGTTTCGTCACGAAGGACTGA